In Arthrobacter sp. UKPF54-2, the following are encoded in one genomic region:
- a CDS encoding phosphotriesterase, with protein sequence MSHPSPATAAALVAPDGRTVNTVLGPVPASDLGAVAVHEALLSVLPGAQYAPDISMDRADIFDVLAAKLTDFREHGGQTIVDSTGMFHGRDLKLYEALSRSTGVHIVASTGLGPEEELGGYFLTPQTNPPTPWPADKFGDLFGKEVTEGMVVPRVERRAAAGIVATIADRAGMTPTEESLFRGSARAAKSTGVPLSIRFGADALHDLDVVLDEELGPDRVLVGDLDRRDAAGSAAGVAGRGAFVGIDHVGLNDDPDHLTDHERAALVLELVAAGHADKIILSGNSIGVAKGLPEYNLPYSHVLSTFMPFLQSQGLSDEDARRILVDNPRTLLAVR encoded by the coding sequence GTGAGTCACCCCAGCCCCGCCACCGCCGCAGCGCTTGTTGCCCCCGACGGGCGCACCGTCAACACGGTCCTGGGCCCCGTGCCCGCTTCCGACCTGGGGGCGGTGGCGGTCCACGAGGCCCTGCTCTCGGTGCTCCCCGGCGCCCAGTACGCCCCGGATATCTCGATGGACCGGGCCGACATTTTCGACGTCCTGGCGGCGAAGCTCACGGACTTCCGCGAACACGGCGGACAGACGATCGTCGACAGCACCGGCATGTTCCACGGCCGGGACCTCAAGCTCTACGAGGCGCTCTCCCGCTCCACCGGCGTCCACATCGTCGCCTCCACGGGCCTGGGACCGGAGGAAGAACTCGGCGGCTACTTCCTGACGCCGCAAACCAACCCGCCCACGCCGTGGCCGGCGGACAAGTTTGGTGACCTCTTCGGCAAGGAGGTCACCGAGGGAATGGTGGTCCCCCGCGTCGAGCGCCGCGCCGCGGCCGGCATCGTCGCCACGATCGCCGACCGCGCCGGCATGACCCCCACCGAGGAAAGCCTGTTCCGCGGCTCCGCACGCGCCGCCAAGAGCACCGGCGTCCCGCTCTCCATCCGCTTCGGCGCCGACGCCCTGCACGACCTCGACGTCGTCCTGGACGAAGAGCTCGGCCCCGACCGGGTGCTCGTCGGGGACCTGGACCGCAGGGACGCTGCCGGGTCCGCTGCCGGGGTGGCCGGCCGGGGGGCCTTCGTCGGCATTGACCACGTTGGCCTCAATGACGACCCGGACCACCTCACCGACCACGAGCGCGCCGCCCTGGTCCTCGAGCTCGTTGCGGCCGGCCACGCCGACAAGATCATCCTCTCGGGCAACTCGATCGGCGTCGCCAAAGGCCTGCCGGAGTACAACCTGCCATACAGCCACGTCCTGTCCACGTTTATGCCGTTCCTCCAGTCCCAGGGCCTGAGCGATGAGGACGCCCGGCGCATCCTCGTCGACAACCCGCGGACCCTGCTGGCCGTGCGCTGA
- a CDS encoding phosphotriesterase has protein sequence MTKVNTVLGTIPAEELEIVAVHEHIGYGMPGSELDSRWWKSPEQAYEETVPKLRKFRDYGGGTFVDATGICNGRDVDYYKSLSAKTGVHIVACTGFVGGDTALPHFSRASVDYLTKVFIHEITVGIGNTGAKAGVIKVGVSRGGRMTDLDKRIYRAAARAAVVTGAPILTHLAIDPEPAVTIFNEEGLALDRVLFGHADDGLNAPITPHDWIYEQGGRIGFDTFGYDLELPDPPFWGRKRAERMEHFVKLVNKGYADKLLVSADANCSPLGWPGVKGHTINYIFEDMIPDMRAAGIDDATLKLLLEDNPADFLSLSA, from the coding sequence ATGACCAAGGTCAACACGGTGCTGGGAACCATCCCGGCCGAAGAACTGGAAATCGTGGCGGTCCACGAACACATCGGCTACGGCATGCCCGGGTCCGAGCTGGACAGCCGGTGGTGGAAGTCGCCGGAGCAGGCCTACGAGGAGACGGTGCCGAAGTTGCGGAAGTTCCGTGACTACGGCGGCGGCACCTTTGTGGACGCCACGGGCATCTGCAACGGCCGCGACGTCGACTACTACAAGTCGCTGTCCGCCAAAACCGGCGTGCACATCGTCGCCTGCACCGGCTTCGTTGGCGGGGACACCGCTCTGCCGCACTTCTCCCGCGCGTCGGTGGACTACCTGACTAAGGTCTTTATCCACGAGATCACCGTCGGCATCGGCAACACCGGCGCCAAAGCCGGCGTCATCAAGGTCGGCGTCAGCCGCGGCGGCCGCATGACGGACCTGGACAAGCGCATCTACCGGGCCGCGGCCCGCGCCGCCGTCGTCACCGGCGCCCCGATCCTGACCCACCTGGCCATCGATCCCGAACCGGCCGTCACCATCTTCAACGAGGAGGGCCTGGCGCTGGACCGCGTGCTCTTCGGCCACGCCGACGACGGCCTGAACGCACCGATCACCCCGCACGACTGGATCTACGAACAGGGCGGCCGGATCGGCTTCGACACCTTCGGCTACGACCTCGAGCTCCCGGACCCGCCGTTCTGGGGCCGCAAGCGCGCCGAACGCATGGAGCACTTCGTCAAGCTCGTGAACAAGGGCTACGCGGACAAGCTCCTGGTCTCCGCCGACGCGAACTGCAGCCCGCTGGGCTGGCCGGGCGTGAAGGGCCACACCATCAACTACATCTTCGAGGACATGATCCCCGACATGCGCGCGGCCGGCATCGACGACGCCACGCTCAAACTCCTGCTCGAGGACAACCCCGCCGACTTCCTGTCGCTGAGCGCCTGA
- a CDS encoding NAD(P)/FAD-dependent oxidoreductase, whose protein sequence is MKAEDIKNLKIAIVGAGYGGAAAAKALSLLGADVTVYEQAPQMGEVGAGIGLRPATMARFRQWGIFDAVANVSSPSDYFEILTATGEPIMKDTWPEFGDQKQTHLIHRRDFIEALLGVLPDGMVKLGHRLQSIEDKGGRSVLTFANGESVEADLVVGADGIKSVVREQLFSTKGPVFSGEHAYRVVISADDAHGLVVDDNLRMYMGRGTKVYLLPLRHRNQMSFDITALNPDGTWAPSISKEDLLKTVEGFDERIVGIARGLDMDTVNIRAVYDIDPVDTWHTDSVVLMGDAAHSMLHHQGQGANSAIEDAGALADALAQAPSVKEALALFQATRKPVTDELQRISRQGWSEEEVNDVFPGQKPSSQEPSTRQPAAAKA, encoded by the coding sequence ATGAAGGCTGAAGACATCAAAAACCTCAAGATCGCCATCGTCGGCGCCGGCTACGGCGGCGCCGCTGCCGCCAAGGCCCTGAGCCTGCTCGGCGCCGACGTCACGGTCTACGAACAGGCTCCGCAGATGGGCGAGGTCGGCGCCGGGATCGGCCTGCGCCCGGCCACCATGGCCCGGTTCCGCCAGTGGGGGATCTTCGACGCGGTCGCGAACGTCAGTTCACCGAGCGACTACTTCGAGATCCTCACGGCCACCGGTGAACCGATCATGAAGGACACCTGGCCGGAGTTCGGGGACCAAAAGCAAACCCACCTCATCCACCGCCGCGACTTCATCGAGGCACTGCTCGGCGTGCTTCCCGACGGCATGGTGAAGCTCGGCCACCGGCTGCAGAGCATCGAGGACAAGGGTGGCCGCTCCGTCCTGACCTTCGCCAACGGGGAGAGCGTCGAGGCCGACCTGGTGGTCGGCGCCGACGGCATCAAGTCCGTGGTGCGCGAGCAGCTCTTCAGCACCAAGGGCCCGGTGTTCTCGGGCGAACACGCCTACCGGGTGGTGATCTCCGCCGACGACGCCCACGGCCTGGTGGTCGACGACAATCTGCGGATGTACATGGGCCGGGGCACCAAGGTCTACCTGCTGCCGCTGCGCCACCGCAACCAGATGTCCTTCGACATCACCGCCCTGAACCCGGACGGCACCTGGGCGCCGTCCATCAGCAAGGAAGACCTGCTGAAGACGGTGGAAGGCTTCGACGAGCGGATCGTGGGGATCGCCCGCGGCCTGGACATGGACACCGTCAACATCCGCGCGGTCTACGACATCGACCCCGTCGACACCTGGCACACCGACTCGGTGGTCCTCATGGGCGACGCCGCCCATTCCATGCTGCACCACCAGGGCCAGGGTGCGAACTCCGCCATCGAGGACGCCGGAGCCCTCGCCGACGCCCTGGCCCAGGCTCCCTCGGTCAAGGAGGCGCTGGCCCTGTTCCAGGCGACCCGCAAGCCGGTGACGGACGAGCTGCAGCGCATCTCGCGCCAGGGCTGGTCCGAGGAAGAGGTCAACGACGTCTTCCCCGGCCAGAAGCCCTCCTCCCAGGAACCCTCCACCCGGCAGCCCGCCGCGGCGAAGGCCTGA
- a CDS encoding alpha/beta hydrolase, which produces MTIHPEIAKILATLPAPDGSPLDPAAMRAGEAAQVPPLQERLPVHNVQDATAATPSGDVPVRIYTPAEADSYGLLVYFHGGAFFLGSLDTHDHVARALAKETGHKVISVGYRLAPEAAFPAGLDDCYAVVRWAAEQAAEQGAALKWDGKTLAIAGDSSGGNFVAAVAAKAHDDGFFGITHQVLYYPSLDLDFDVERYASLRENAEGYGLETAGLKPFNAFYLDGGADPADPLVSPIKRRDLAGLPPALVITAEHDPLRDEGELYGRRLREAGVEATVSRYAGANHGFVANFSWIPEFYAAIEETATFLGGGQ; this is translated from the coding sequence ATGACCATCCACCCCGAAATCGCCAAAATCCTGGCCACACTGCCGGCACCCGATGGTTCCCCTTTGGACCCCGCCGCCATGCGCGCGGGCGAGGCCGCCCAGGTCCCGCCGCTGCAGGAGCGTCTGCCGGTGCACAACGTCCAGGACGCCACGGCCGCGACGCCGTCCGGCGACGTCCCGGTGCGGATCTACACCCCGGCCGAGGCAGATTCCTACGGCCTGCTGGTGTACTTCCACGGCGGCGCGTTCTTCCTCGGCAGCCTGGACACGCACGACCACGTCGCGCGGGCCCTGGCCAAGGAAACCGGCCACAAAGTCATCTCGGTCGGCTACCGCCTCGCCCCCGAGGCCGCCTTCCCCGCCGGGCTCGACGACTGCTACGCCGTGGTCCGCTGGGCCGCCGAACAGGCCGCCGAACAGGGCGCCGCGCTGAAATGGGACGGCAAGACCCTCGCCATCGCCGGCGACAGCTCGGGCGGCAACTTCGTCGCCGCCGTCGCCGCAAAAGCCCACGACGACGGGTTCTTCGGGATCACCCACCAGGTGCTCTACTACCCCTCCCTTGACCTGGACTTCGACGTCGAACGTTACGCCTCCCTACGGGAGAACGCCGAAGGCTACGGACTCGAGACGGCCGGCCTCAAACCGTTCAACGCGTTCTACCTCGACGGCGGAGCGGACCCGGCGGACCCGCTCGTCTCCCCCATCAAGCGCCGGGACCTCGCCGGCCTGCCGCCCGCCCTGGTCATCACCGCCGAGCATGACCCGCTCCGCGACGAGGGCGAACTCTACGGCCGGCGACTCAGGGAAGCCGGCGTGGAGGCCACCGTGAGCCGCTACGCCGGCGCGAACCACGGCTTCGTCGCCAACTTCTCCTGGATTCCGGAGTTCTACGCGGCCATCGAGGAAACCGCTACGTTCCTCGGCGGTGGACAATGA
- a CDS encoding MBL fold metallo-hydrolase: MAVHPLVSPWGRFGLYSFFIDAPEPAIVDTGIASSPAEGMVPALEAIGRRIEDVRWILLTHGHIDHIGGAHALWELTGRRAQVVIHEADAPMLRSRRAHVDEYLAGRGQYLNDPGGEAGLAAAANAVISGELEPDVLVRGGEKISLGGDVTVSVHSIPGHTAGSVAYVLDGQNDVFVGDAVQVHGAANGFPGFVDPAGYRSSLNYLRDTVRPRHLYLGHPYRRADGTPYGVELDAVQAREALQGSLDIEARVSGAARGALAAGLQDTDSPYSPFAGAAEELGYQGDPCLEPSPFFTTLHGYRTTLDHTTEDEELRAHG, translated from the coding sequence GTGGCCGTCCACCCCCTGGTCTCCCCGTGGGGACGGTTCGGTCTGTACAGCTTCTTCATCGATGCCCCGGAGCCGGCGATCGTGGACACCGGCATCGCTTCCTCGCCGGCCGAAGGGATGGTGCCGGCCCTTGAGGCGATCGGCCGCCGGATCGAGGATGTGCGCTGGATCCTGCTCACCCACGGGCACATCGACCATATCGGCGGTGCCCATGCCCTGTGGGAGCTCACCGGCCGGCGGGCGCAGGTGGTGATCCACGAGGCCGACGCACCGATGCTGCGCTCGCGCCGGGCCCACGTGGACGAATACCTTGCCGGGCGGGGGCAGTACCTGAACGACCCGGGCGGCGAGGCCGGCCTGGCCGCCGCCGCCAACGCCGTGATCTCCGGCGAGCTGGAGCCCGACGTGCTGGTACGCGGCGGCGAGAAAATCTCCCTCGGCGGGGACGTCACCGTGTCGGTCCACTCGATCCCGGGCCACACCGCCGGGTCCGTCGCCTACGTCCTGGACGGCCAAAACGACGTGTTCGTCGGCGACGCCGTCCAGGTCCACGGCGCCGCCAACGGCTTCCCCGGATTTGTGGACCCGGCCGGCTACCGCTCGTCCCTGAACTACCTCAGGGACACGGTCCGGCCGCGGCACCTCTACCTCGGGCACCCGTACCGCCGCGCCGACGGCACCCCCTACGGCGTCGAGCTCGACGCCGTGCAGGCGCGGGAAGCGCTCCAGGGAAGCCTGGACATTGAAGCGCGCGTCAGCGGCGCGGCCCGCGGCGCCCTGGCCGCCGGGCTGCAGGACACGGACTCGCCCTACTCGCCGTTCGCCGGCGCCGCCGAGGAACTCGGCTACCAGGGCGACCCATGCCTGGAGCCGTCCCCGTTCTTCACGACCCTGCACGGCTACCGCACAACGTTGGACCACACGACCGAAGATGAGGAGCTGCGTGCTCATGGATGA
- a CDS encoding CocE/NonD family hydrolase, which translates to MDDFQLVTAGGEKIAARKDLRVPMRDGVELAADAYQGAEDKPRPALVALSPYGKELQALALTTPPQRRPSPMWDGCIEAGDIARIVKEDYVHVIGDLRGSGHSGGEHIGNYNAGGVSLGQDAYDFIEWVAAQPWCDGNVGMVGISYFGSMQVLAAAERPPHLKAIFVSGGHFDFYETTYHGGIMWFMPRAAREGRGGDSGWAFTDGVKSRMIEQYSPAQLKDLVAQRLQDPDVAAWPNLVHVLHYPKNHEAWFDIVMNELDGDWYEERNPITLAPNIDIPVWLQIDQGRGWTMDGTIELFKALKGPKKLDIGPYPPMQSRPFIEEHDKMFRWYDYWIKGDDNGVMDEPAVSVFVEGSRELVTAGAWPPKDIEYRPLYLRPRRKLSAEPELMGAEYAAPDGFYQAPLTVTDKVEILSWSTPPFEEDTEMIGTGAAHIFAEIDQPDTNFILRLWDYAPNGKRQLITSGYLKASHRELDERSTEGSPVHPHTRAVPVEPGTIEEYVLRLYPFANTFKPGHTLTVELSNDEPLADEHNALLPPDAFHLPVGRPVTHKIYRDAAHPSRLLLPFTTQKPAADG; encoded by the coding sequence ATGGATGACTTTCAACTGGTAACTGCCGGCGGCGAGAAAATTGCCGCCCGCAAGGACCTCCGGGTCCCGATGCGCGACGGCGTCGAACTCGCCGCGGACGCCTACCAGGGCGCCGAGGACAAACCGCGGCCGGCGCTGGTGGCCCTGAGCCCGTACGGCAAGGAACTGCAGGCCCTGGCGCTGACCACACCGCCGCAGCGGCGCCCCAGCCCGATGTGGGACGGCTGCATCGAGGCCGGCGACATCGCCCGCATCGTGAAGGAGGACTACGTCCACGTCATCGGTGACCTGCGCGGCTCCGGCCACTCCGGCGGCGAGCACATCGGCAACTACAACGCCGGCGGCGTTTCCCTGGGCCAGGACGCGTACGACTTCATCGAGTGGGTCGCGGCGCAGCCATGGTGCGACGGCAACGTCGGCATGGTGGGCATCTCATACTTCGGGTCCATGCAGGTCCTGGCCGCCGCCGAGCGTCCGCCGCACCTGAAGGCGATCTTTGTCTCCGGCGGACACTTCGACTTCTACGAGACCACCTACCACGGCGGCATCATGTGGTTTATGCCCCGCGCCGCCCGCGAGGGCCGCGGCGGCGACTCCGGCTGGGCGTTCACCGACGGGGTCAAGTCCCGCATGATCGAGCAGTACTCCCCCGCGCAGCTCAAGGACCTCGTCGCCCAACGGCTTCAGGATCCCGACGTCGCCGCCTGGCCGAACCTGGTCCATGTCCTGCACTACCCGAAGAACCACGAAGCATGGTTCGACATCGTGATGAACGAACTCGACGGCGACTGGTACGAGGAGCGCAACCCCATCACGCTGGCCCCAAACATCGACATTCCGGTCTGGCTGCAGATCGACCAGGGCCGCGGCTGGACCATGGACGGCACGATTGAGCTCTTCAAAGCCCTCAAGGGTCCCAAGAAGCTGGACATCGGCCCGTACCCGCCGATGCAGTCGCGGCCCTTCATCGAGGAGCACGACAAGATGTTCCGCTGGTACGACTACTGGATCAAGGGCGACGACAACGGCGTGATGGACGAACCGGCCGTGAGCGTCTTCGTGGAAGGCTCCCGCGAGCTGGTGACCGCCGGGGCGTGGCCGCCCAAAGACATCGAGTACAGGCCGCTCTACCTGCGTCCGCGGCGCAAACTCTCGGCCGAGCCGGAGCTGATGGGGGCCGAATACGCGGCCCCGGACGGCTTCTACCAGGCGCCGTTGACCGTGACGGACAAGGTGGAGATCCTCAGCTGGTCCACGCCGCCGTTCGAGGAAGACACGGAAATGATCGGCACCGGCGCCGCGCACATCTTCGCCGAAATCGACCAGCCGGATACCAACTTCATCCTGCGTCTGTGGGACTACGCCCCCAACGGGAAGCGGCAGCTCATCACCAGCGGCTACCTCAAGGCCTCGCACCGCGAGCTTGACGAACGGAGCACCGAAGGCAGCCCGGTCCATCCGCACACCCGCGCCGTTCCGGTGGAACCGGGGACGATCGAGGAATACGTGCTGCGCCTCTACCCCTTCGCGAACACGTTTAAGCCGGGCCACACCCTCACGGTGGAGCTGTCCAATGACGAGCCGCTGGCCGACGAGCACAATGCCCTGCTGCCGCCGGACGCCTTCCACCTTCCGGTGGGCCGGCCCGTCACCCACAAGATCTACCGCGACGCCGCGCACCCGTCCCGGCTCCTCCTGCCGTTCACCACGCAGAAGCCGGCCGCGGACGGCTGA